ATCGACGGCAAGTTCCCGGACTACGAACGTGTTGTACCGGCAACCCTGAAGAATCACATGACGGTCGGTCGCCAGATCCTGATGCAGGCAATGAGCCGTGCCGCCATTCTGACCAATGAAAAATTCCGGGGCGTGCGCGTCGTTCTCGGCGACAATAGCCTCAAATTGATCGCCGCCAATGCCGAGCAGGAAGAGGCTCAGGAAGAAATCGAAGTGCAATACACCGGCGACGTCATCGATGTCGGCTTCAATGTCGGCTATCTGCTGGATGTGCTCAACAACGTGCACACCGAAGAAATCCAGTGGAGTTTCAACGATGCCAACTCCAGCGCGCTGATTACCGTACCGGGCAATGAGCGCTTCAAGTACGTTGTCATGCCGATGCGTATTTGAGCCCTGTATCTAAAGACCAGTTTCACGTGGAACACATGCAATGAGCGAAGAAAACACGCCGATCAACACCCCGCAGGACGGCTCGCCGGCCTATGGCGAATCCAGCATTCAGATTCTCGAAGGGCTGGAAGCCGTCCGCAAGCGTCCGGGCATGTATATCGGCGACACTTCCGATGGCACCGGCCTGCACCATCTGGTGTTCGAGGTTGTGGACAACTCGATCGACGAAGCACTGGCCGGGCATTGTGACGACATCGTCGTCACCATCCATACCGACAACTCGATCAGCGTTACCGACAACGGCCGGGGTATTCCGGTCGGCGTCAAGATGGACGACAAGCACGAGCCGAAGCGCTCTGCCGCCGAAATCGCGCTGACCGAACTGCACGCCGGCGGCAAGTTCAACCAGAACTCCTACAAGGTGTCGGGCGGTTTGCATGGCGTCGGCGTGTCCTGCGTCAATGCGCTGTCGAAGTGGCTGCGTCTGACCATCCGCCGCGATGGCAAGAAGCACACGATGGAATTCTGCCGTGGGCATGCTGTTGACCGCGTCATCGAAGTGCGTGACGGCATTGAAGTCTCGCCGCTCAAGGTGGTTGGCGATACCGAGAAGCGCGGTACGGAAGTGCACTTCCTCGCTGACGAGGAAATCTTCGAGCACATCGAATTTCATTACGAAATTCTCGCCAAGCGCCTGCGTGAACTGTCCTTCCTCAACAACGGCGTGCGTATCCGCCTGATTGACCAGCGTACCGGCAAGGAAGAGGATTTCGCTTTCGCCGGCGGTGTGCAGAGCTTTGTCGAATATATCAACCGCAGCAAGAGCGTCCTGCATCCGAGCATTTTCTACTCGGCCGGTGAAGCCAAGGTCGGTGAAACCGGTGTCACCATCGGTGTTGAAGTTGCCATGCAGTGGAACGATTCCTACCAGGAACAGGTGCTCTGCTTCACCAACAACATCCCGCAATCCGATGGCGGCACCCACCTGACCGGCCTGCGCGCCGCGATGACGCGGGTGATCAACAAGTACATCGACGAACACGAAATCGCCAAGAAGGCCAAGGTCGAGATCGCCGGCGACGACATGCGCGAAGGCCTGGCCTGCGTGCTGTCGGTCAAGATGCCCGATCCCAAGTTCGCCTCGCAGACCAAGATGAAGCTGGTTTCCAGCGAAGCCCGTCCGGCCGTCGAAGAAGTCGTTGCCCAGAAACTCGCTGACTTCCTGCTCGAACGTCCGGCCGACGCCAAGATCATCACCGGCAAGATCGTCGAAGCCTCGCGCGCCCGCGAAGCCGCCCGCCGCGCCCGCGAACTGACGCGCCGCAAGGGTGTGCTCGACGGTATCGGCCTGCCCGGCAAACTGGCTGACTGCCAGGAAAAGGATCCCGCCCTCTGCGAAATGTATGTGGTCGAGGGCGACTCCGCCGGCGGCTCCGCCAAGCAGGGTCGTGACCGTAAATTCCAGGCCATCCTGCCGCTGCGCGGCAAGGTGCTCAACGTCGAGAAGGCCCGTTTCGACAAGCTGATTTCCTCCGAGCAGATCGTTACCCTGATCACGGCGCTCGGCACCGGTATCGGCAAGGACGAATTCAAGATCGAGAAGCTGCGTTATCACCGCATCATCATCATGACTGACGCGGACGTTGACGGCGCCCACATCCGTACCCTGTTGCTGACGCTGCTCTATCGCCAGATGCCGGAACTGATCGACCGCGGCTATGTGTATATCGCTCAGCCGCCGCTCTACAAGGTCAAGCACGGCAAGACCGAGCGTTACCTCAAGGACGATCAGGAATATCACCAGTTCCTGCTGCGCATGGCGATGGACGAAGCCAGCCTGACGCCGCGTGCCGGTGCCGAGCCGATTGTCGGTGCGGCCCTCGAGGAATTGGCCCGTTCCTGGCTGTTGACCGAAGCCGTCATCGAACGGGTTTCGCATCTGGTCGATCCGCTCGTCCTCAAGTCGCTCGTTCAGCACAACCTCAAGCTGGATCTGGGCAGCGAAGCCGGCGCCACCGCCAGTGCCGAACTGCTGACCAAGCATCTCGACGGCAAGATCCGTGTCGTGCCGCGTTACGACGACATCCAGGAGCGCTGGACGCTGCGCGTCGAAAAGATTCACCACGGCAACCTCAAGGTCGGCCTGATCGACGAGGACCTGCTGCTTTCCGGTGATTTCATGCAACTGCGCCGTACCGCAGAAACGCTTGCCGATCTGTTCGGGGCCGGCGCCTTCATGGCACGTGGCGAGAAGAAATTTACCGTGACCAATTTCGGCGATGCCATGAAGTGGCTGCTGGCCGATGTCGAGCGGGGTATCAGCAAACAGCGCTACAAAGGTCTGGGTGAAATGAATCCGGATCAGCTCTGGGAAACCACCATGGATCCCAAGGTTCGCCGCCTGCTGCGCGTGCAGATCGACGACGCGATTGCTGCCGACGAAATCTTCACTACCCTGATGGGCGAGCTGGTCGAGCCAAGACGGGCATTTATCGAAACCAATGCCTTGAATGCACGGATCGATATTTAAGCGTTTTTGCTTTCAGGAAAAGGCTCCGCTGGTCGGAGCCTTTTCTTTGTCGGAGATTTTCCATGCGGGTGGTGATTCAGCGGGTCAAAGAGGCTTCGGTAGCGGTCGACGGTGAAATTTGCGGCAAAATCGGGCCGGGTTTGCTGGTTCTGGCGGGTTTCGAAGAAGCCGATACGGCAGCCGATCTGGACTGGATGGCTGGCAAGATTGTGCGCAGCCGTATTTTTTCCGATGCGGACGGCGTGATGAATTGCAGTGTCCAGGAGGTCGGTGGCGGGATTCTGGCGGTGTCGCAGTTCACGCTTTACGCGTCATTGAAGAAGGGCAACCGGCCGTCGTGGAGCCGGGCGGCGCGCGGCGATATCTCGCAGCCGCTGTTCGAACGCTTCGTGGCAAAACTGGCGCTGGAATTGGGTCGACCGGTGGCGACCGGTATTTTCGGGGCTGACATGCAGGTCAGTTTGCTTAACGACGGGCCGGTCACCCTGACGGTTGATTCGCGCAATCCCGACTAGGCCAATGCCTGGTACAGCTGTTTCAAGCCGGCCAGTGCGCCGAGCGGCAAGGCAAGGGCATCCGGGTGGCGGGCAATTTCCGGTTCGTCCGGATTGAGGCGGATCAGCCGGCCTGGCTGTCTTTCAGAAAAATGGCGAACGGTTGCAACCTGGGTTCCCGCGCCGATTTCGAGCGTTACCAGGCGGTCGACCGTTGCCAGCCAGCGCTGCAGGTTCTGTTGTTGCAGCGCGCTGCGCCGTTCCAGCCATTGCCAGTCGCCGAACATCAGGATGTTGGGCCTTGCCAGCTGGCCGCAACGCGGACAAAGCGGCGGATCACCCATGAGTCGGCAGTTCTCGTTATCGACTTCGGGCTGAAAACTGTCGGCCGACCATATTTCGTCACTACATGCGGCAGCGCATTGCAGGTGGTGGATCGAGCCATGCACTTCGCAGATCCGCTCGGCCGCAAAGCCGGCTTTCCGGAAGTGGCCATCGACATTGCTGGTGAAGACGAAGGCGCCGCGTTCCAGCTTTTCTGCCAGCGCCTGCAGCATGGCAAAGCCGGCATGCGGTTTGGTCTGGCGGTAGAGCGCCAGGCGATGCCCGTAAAAGCCCCAGGCAAGCGCCGGGTTGCGTTCGAAGGCGGCAGGGTTGGCGATGGCCTCAAATGCGATGCGGGCTCTGCCCAGGGCCGGATAAACACCCCAGAAGCCTCCCGGGCCACGAAAGTCCGGCAGGCCGGAATCGATACCCATGCCGGCGCCGGCGGTAATCAGCAGGCCGTCGGCTTGGCGGATCCAGGCGGCGGCTTCCTCGATTGGCATCAAGCGGGGAGCACCAGGTTGACCAGAATGGCGCCGAAATAAAGGGCGAGTGCGCATCCGAAGATCAGCAGCAAGCGCTTTGCCCAGTATTTTTCGCGGCGCTGCTGGGCAAGTTCGCGCTCGGCCAGTTGCTGCAGAAGCCGCAGATTTTGCCGCGGTATATCGGTCAACCGCGCGAAAAGCGCCATTTTCGTTCCGGGTTCGGACGGGACAGGCGCCATGGCGGGAAAATCAGTTGCCGTCCTTCGGGCTGGTCAGAACGCCCGGGTAGCCTTGTGGATCGTTGCGGTGCGCGTAGATTTCGTTGATCTTGAACTCGACGTCGGTAAGCGGCCCGTATTCATCGGCGTAGATTTCCCTGACCCGGAGGATTTCCGGCAAGGCCTTTTCGAAGGCGAGCATCAGGCTCGGGTCGAAATGCAGACCGGACTGCTTCTGCATCAGTTCCAGCGACTCTTCGACCGGGTAGGCCTTTTTGTAGGGACGGACCGAAACCAGGGCATCAAAGACGTCGGCGATGGCGACGATGCGGCCTTCGAGCGGGATGTTTTCGCCTTTCAGGCCTTGCGGATAACCGCTGCCATCCCATTTTTCGTGGTGCGAAAGGGCAATGATGCGGGCGGTTTCGAGCAACTCGTTTTCATGCTTGCCGATGATTTCGGCGCCCATGATCGGATGCTGGTGCATGACCTTCCATTCTTCTGCATCCAGTTTGCCCGGCTTGAGCAGGATGGAATCGGGAATGCCGATCTTGCCGATGTCGTGCATCGGCGCGGTGTTGAAGATGATATTGGCGGTTTCTTCACCCAGGCCGTGCGCTTCGGCGATCAGGTGGGCGTAGTGGCTCATGCGCAGCACATGGTTGCCGGTTTCGTTGTCCTTGAATTCGGCGGCCCGCCCGAGGCGGCGGATGATCTGCTGCCGCGTTGTCATCAGCTCATGGGTGCGCTGCTTGACCATGCGTTCTAGCTCGCGGCTCTGGTCGTAAAGCGCCAGATGGGTGCGCACGCGCGCCTTGACGATGGGCGGGCTGATCGGCTTGGTGATGTAATCGACGGCGCCGAGTTCGAGGCCAAGTTCCTCGTCTTCGATTGAGCTCATGGCGGTGACGAAAATGACCGGAATGCGGCGCCGGTCGGGATTGGCCTTGAGGCGGCGGCAGATTTCCAGGCCGGAGAGGCCGGGCATCATGATGTCGAGCAGGATGAGGTCGGGCGGTTCGTCCGAGTAGGCGATCTTCAGGGCCTTTTCGCCGGAGGTGGCGACCCGGATCCGGTAGTCGCTGCCGAGCAGTTCGCTGAGCAGGGTGATGTTTTCCGGCGTGTCATCGACAACGAGAATGCTCTGTTTGGGTAGCAATGGGGTCATGGCTGGCTGCGGATCTGGTCCGTATTGAGATCGATGGAGAGTTCGCCGGCTATTTTCAGCAGCGTTTCGATGGCACTATCAAATTCGTAATTTTCAACATCGCGGACCAGTTTCCTGACCTGCAGCGGATCAGTCTGCACATTGAGTTCCTGTTCAATTGTAGCGATTTGCTGGACTGCCGACGCATCCGAGTTGGCAAGCAGTCTCTGCATCTCGATCAGCGAGGTGCGCAAACGTTCGTTATCGCGCGGCAAGGCTTCGCTGCTTGCCGGCGCTTTCGTCTTTGCCGTCGCCGCCAGCAGCAGTAGTTTGTCGAGGGCAGAGGCCAGTTCGGCGAGCACGATGTCGAGTTGTTCCGGCTTGTTCAGGGCGGCGTCTTTCAGCTGGCTTTCCAGTGAGCGTGCCAGTGCAGCGACCTGGTCGGCGCCGATATTTCCCGCCAGGCCTCGCAGCGTGTGGGCCAGGAGCAGCATTTTCTCGACGTCGCCGGCTGCACGCCAGGTTTTCAGACGCTCGATTGCATCCTGCTGGTTTTCATGAAAGCGGCCCAGGATGCGTTCGAACATCGCCCGATTGCCGCCCAGACGTTTGAGCGCGGCATTCTCATCAAGTACGGCGAGTTCGGACAGGCTCTTTTCCTGGCTTGGCATTGCCGGGTTTGCCGGGGCTTGCGTGCTGCTGCCGGTTTTTTTCAGCCAGCGGGCCAGCGTGGCGTAGAGCAACTCGACGTCGATCGGTTTGGCGATATGGTCGTTCATGCCTGTCGCCAGGCAGCGTTCGCGGTCGCTGGCCATGGCATTGGCGGTCATCGCAATGATCGGCAGTTCGGCGAAACGCGGCTCAGCCCGAATCAGCCGGGTGGCTTCGTAGCCGTCCATCACCGGCATCTGGCAATCCATCAGCACCAGGTCGTAGTTTGCCTGCCTGACGCACTTGACGGCCTCTTCGCCATTGACCGCAAGCTCGACGGTCAACCCGGTCAAACAGAGCATTTCCTCGGCCAGTTCGCGATTCACTTCGTTGTCTTCAACGAGCAGGACATGATGTCCGGAAAGGTCGGGGCGGCCGCTGCTTGGCGCATGTTTGCCGGCCAGGGTTTCCGTGCCGCCCTGGCGGTGTACCGTCTCGACAATGGCGTCGAAAAGCGAGGAGGGCGTGACCGGTTTGGCAAGGATCGCGTCAACGCTCAACTGGCCCAGTTGCTGGCGCAATTCGTCGTGATCGTAGGCTGTCGTCATGATGACCTTGACGTCCGCATCCAGAGCCTGCGTTTCCCGCAGGCGACGCAGTGTCTCGATGCCGTCCATGCCGGGCATTTTCCAGTCGATGATCAGCAGCTGGTAGGGCTGGCCGGCTGCGCCGGCACGGGCGACTTCGGCAAGTCCCTCGGGGCCGCTGGCAACGGCCAGGCTGGGCAGACCGAAGGCGAGCAGCTGGTGGCGGAAAATCTGGCGGGCACCGGGACTGTCATCGATGACCAGGGTGTTCAACTGTTCGGGCAGGCCGAGGCGGCCGCGGCTGATACCGGTTTCGGCGGCAAGTCCGAAGGGCAGCGTGAAATGGAAACGACTGCCGATGCCCGGTACGCTGCTGACGCCGATGCGGCCACCCATCATCTCGACGATGCGCTTGCTGATCGACAGGCCAAGTCCGGTGCCGCCGTATTTTCGGGTGGTTGAACTGTCGGCCTGGCTGAAGGCCTTGAACAGTTGTTGCTGCTGCTCTTCCGACATGCCGATGCCGGTATCGCTGACTTCGAAGCGCAGTTCGACGCCATCTTCATTGCGCGAAGCCAGGCTGACCGTCAGCGTGACCTCGCCCTGTTCGGTGAATTTGACGGCATTGCCGATCAGGTTGAGCAATACCTGGTTGAGGCGCAAGGGATCGCCCTGCAAATTGCCCGGCACATCGCTGGCGATGTCAAAGAGCAGTTCGAGACCGCGTTCGCTGGCCTTGACCAGGCAGACGTCGGCGAGATTCTGCAGATTGTCGTCGAGCCGGAAGGCGGTTTGCTCAATGAGCATCTTGCCGGCCTCGATTTTCGACAGGTCGAGAATGTCGTTGATGATGCCGAGCAGGCCCTTGGCGGCATTGTCGACCTTGCTCAGGTAGTTTTTCTGGCGGGCGGTGAGGTCGGTTTGCAGCGCGAGGTGGGTCATGCCGATGATGGCATTCATCGGGGTACGGATTTCGTGGCTCATGTTGGCCAGGAAGTCGGCCTTGGCGGCGGCGGCATCCTCGGCGGCGGCGCGGGCGCGCTCGGATTCGCGTTCGGCGTTCTTGAGCGGGG
The DNA window shown above is from Quatrionicoccus australiensis and carries:
- the gyrB gene encoding DNA topoisomerase (ATP-hydrolyzing) subunit B, whose translation is MSEENTPINTPQDGSPAYGESSIQILEGLEAVRKRPGMYIGDTSDGTGLHHLVFEVVDNSIDEALAGHCDDIVVTIHTDNSISVTDNGRGIPVGVKMDDKHEPKRSAAEIALTELHAGGKFNQNSYKVSGGLHGVGVSCVNALSKWLRLTIRRDGKKHTMEFCRGHAVDRVIEVRDGIEVSPLKVVGDTEKRGTEVHFLADEEIFEHIEFHYEILAKRLRELSFLNNGVRIRLIDQRTGKEEDFAFAGGVQSFVEYINRSKSVLHPSIFYSAGEAKVGETGVTIGVEVAMQWNDSYQEQVLCFTNNIPQSDGGTHLTGLRAAMTRVINKYIDEHEIAKKAKVEIAGDDMREGLACVLSVKMPDPKFASQTKMKLVSSEARPAVEEVVAQKLADFLLERPADAKIITGKIVEASRAREAARRARELTRRKGVLDGIGLPGKLADCQEKDPALCEMYVVEGDSAGGSAKQGRDRKFQAILPLRGKVLNVEKARFDKLISSEQIVTLITALGTGIGKDEFKIEKLRYHRIIIMTDADVDGAHIRTLLLTLLYRQMPELIDRGYVYIAQPPLYKVKHGKTERYLKDDQEYHQFLLRMAMDEASLTPRAGAEPIVGAALEELARSWLLTEAVIERVSHLVDPLVLKSLVQHNLKLDLGSEAGATASAELLTKHLDGKIRVVPRYDDIQERWTLRVEKIHHGNLKVGLIDEDLLLSGDFMQLRRTAETLADLFGAGAFMARGEKKFTVTNFGDAMKWLLADVERGISKQRYKGLGEMNPDQLWETTMDPKVRRLLRVQIDDAIAADEIFTTLMGELVEPRRAFIETNALNARIDI
- a CDS encoding HD-GYP domain-containing protein, with product MTPLLPKQSILVVDDTPENITLLSELLGSDYRIRVATSGEKALKIAYSDEPPDLILLDIMMPGLSGLEICRRLKANPDRRRIPVIFVTAMSSIEDEELGLELGAVDYITKPISPPIVKARVRTHLALYDQSRELERMVKQRTHELMTTRQQIIRRLGRAAEFKDNETGNHVLRMSHYAHLIAEAHGLGEETANIIFNTAPMHDIGKIGIPDSILLKPGKLDAEEWKVMHQHPIMGAEIIGKHENELLETARIIALSHHEKWDGSGYPQGLKGENIPLEGRIVAIADVFDALVSVRPYKKAYPVEESLELMQKQSGLHFDPSLMLAFEKALPEILRVREIYADEYGPLTDVEFKINEIYAHRNDPQGYPGVLTSPKDGN
- the dtd gene encoding D-aminoacyl-tRNA deacylase, which gives rise to MRVVIQRVKEASVAVDGEICGKIGPGLLVLAGFEEADTAADLDWMAGKIVRSRIFSDADGVMNCSVQEVGGGILAVSQFTLYASLKKGNRPSWSRAARGDISQPLFERFVAKLALELGRPVATGIFGADMQVSLLNDGPVTLTVDSRNPD
- a CDS encoding response regulator, which codes for MFQGVSFRKPGFANSLILRIGLLILFALAVFSFSIYQLIGRPSIDRLAEAQMQLVSEQLEARLNRLVKTVEITLRSSRDWGEHGALDHNQLLRFNELFFPILANNRDISSVIFAHESGREFLLLRNSDGHWINRISDPGNWGDQTYWITWNAQRQIESVEMRQRDYDARTRPWFKGAMALSDPQSIFWTAPYIFYTTKEAGLTAATVWRAADGSRYVIGHDVRLSDIAEYTTQLTPGSREKAALFTSDGKLLAPPHDPRFTDRAAINKALLKTAEELEMPELGAGYAAWHNGGQQSGGLNGFELPDGDWFSHFRPIDSGTQRIWIGVFAPESDFNPTSQRDLWLLALITLVCLGLGLIVAIRLAKQFGHPLLALAEESERIGKLELDDPVFSDAPWREVTQLATALETMREHLRNSRQALQDAYSELEITVANRTQALRESQGILQKRESFFRAVFDNAAVGIVSLDPQKQRTQVNRAYAEFTGYPIEVLLTKPDIRVLPLHEQDRLEAALARLASGQDKFIRSEFEFLAKGGETRWGDVQITPIRSDGGELDSLLVTVLDITDRRQMEAELIRQFAFLQALLDTIPNPIFYKGPHTRFLGCNHAYEAFFGVDRADFIGKRVLDLDYLPEEARLTYQAEDEQVIAECGRISREIPMSTADGTLRDTLYSVTGFRTTEGEPGGLIGVIVDITPLKNAERESERARAAAEDAAAAKADFLANMSHEIRTPMNAIIGMTHLALQTDLTARQKNYLSKVDNAAKGLLGIINDILDLSKIEAGKMLIEQTAFRLDDNLQNLADVCLVKASERGLELLFDIASDVPGNLQGDPLRLNQVLLNLIGNAVKFTEQGEVTLTVSLASRNEDGVELRFEVSDTGIGMSEEQQQQLFKAFSQADSSTTRKYGGTGLGLSISKRIVEMMGGRIGVSSVPGIGSRFHFTLPFGLAAETGISRGRLGLPEQLNTLVIDDSPGARQIFRHQLLAFGLPSLAVASGPEGLAEVARAGAAGQPYQLLIIDWKMPGMDGIETLRRLRETQALDADVKVIMTTAYDHDELRQQLGQLSVDAILAKPVTPSSLFDAIVETVHRQGGTETLAGKHAPSSGRPDLSGHHVLLVEDNEVNRELAEEMLCLTGLTVELAVNGEEAVKCVRQANYDLVLMDCQMPVMDGYEATRLIRAEPRFAELPIIAMTANAMASDRERCLATGMNDHIAKPIDVELLYATLARWLKKTGSSTQAPANPAMPSQEKSLSELAVLDENAALKRLGGNRAMFERILGRFHENQQDAIERLKTWRAAGDVEKMLLLAHTLRGLAGNIGADQVAALARSLESQLKDAALNKPEQLDIVLAELASALDKLLLLAATAKTKAPASSEALPRDNERLRTSLIEMQRLLANSDASAVQQIATIEQELNVQTDPLQVRKLVRDVENYEFDSAIETLLKIAGELSIDLNTDQIRSQP
- a CDS encoding SIR2 family NAD-dependent protein deacylase, which produces MPIEEAAAWIRQADGLLITAGAGMGIDSGLPDFRGPGGFWGVYPALGRARIAFEAIANPAAFERNPALAWGFYGHRLALYRQTKPHAGFAMLQALAEKLERGAFVFTSNVDGHFRKAGFAAERICEVHGSIHHLQCAAACSDEIWSADSFQPEVDNENCRLMGDPPLCPRCGQLARPNILMFGDWQWLERRSALQQQNLQRWLATVDRLVTLEIGAGTQVATVRHFSERQPGRLIRLNPDEPEIARHPDALALPLGALAGLKQLYQALA